In a single window of the Cryptococcus neoformans var. neoformans JEC21 chromosome 11 sequence genome:
- a CDS encoding prephenate dehydrogenase, putative, with the protein MSDEQCQPVVGIIGMGDMGRMYAKRLHAGGIETIYVCDKPDSFEALEEEFKGTGIHVLRNGHAVSRLSTFIIYSVEAAALPAVVREYGPSTRVGAVVAGQTSVKAPEREAFERWLPEDVGITSVHSLHGPSVTTEGQPLIIIHHRGPEENVKMVEDVFRSFKSRYVHLSYEEHDKVTANTQAVTHAAFLSMGTAWQKSSSYPWETTRYVSGIEVIKVNITLRIYSAKWHVYAGLALLNPSAKSQIQQYATSATELFKLMVEGRGEELEDRVWCARKEVFGWRRGEEAGEGDEARAPILLSEDVLDQFSLGKTTSGAQPRESPNSHLSLLAMVDCWAKLGIRPYEHLDVAGTPVFMLWIGVAEYLFRSPALLSAALRAALADRVHRPDDVEFVVAARGWSECVDVGNFDWYRRRFEETSNFFAPRFDEATKLGGKMIKAIQDGMKGR; encoded by the exons ATGTCAGACGAACAATGTCAGCCGGTGGTAGGCATCATCGGGATGGGTGAT ATGGGACGGATGTATGCAAAGCGATTACATGCGGGCGGCATCGAGAC TATCTACGTCTGCGACAAACCCGACTCTTTCGAGGCCCTCGAGGAAGAATTCAAAGGGACCGGCATACATGTCCTCCGCAACGGTCACGCCGTCTCGCGTCTTTCCACATTCATCATTTATTCTGTCGAAGCTGCTGCGTTGCCGGCTGTCGTGAGAGAGTACGGACCTTCGACTCGGGTGGGCGCGGTTGTAGCTGGGCAGACGAGTGTGAAAGCCCCGGAGAGGGAGGCATTTGAGAGATGGTTACCGGAGGATGTGGGGATTACGAGTGTACATAGTTTGCATGGGCCGAGTGTGACGACAGAGGGCCAGCCGCtt ATTATCATACATCACAGAGGTCCGGAAGAGAATGTGAAGATGGTTGAAGATGTTTTTAGGTCATTCAAGAGTCGATACGTTCATCTGAGCTACGAAGAGCATGATAAAGTGACTGCCAACACCCAGGCTGTGACGCATGCGGCTTTCCTCAG TATGGGTACAGCATGGCAGAAATCTTCATCTTACCCATGGGAAACTACGCGCTACGTGTCCGGTATCGAAGTGATCAAGGTCAACATTACCCTCCGTATCTACTCTGCCAAATGGCACGTCTACGCCGGTCTTGCGCTGCTGAACCCGTCGGCCAAATCCCAGATCCAGCAGTACGCCACATCCGCCACCGAGTTGTTCAAGCTCATGGTGGAAGGCCGGGGCGAGGAGTTGGAAGACCGTGTATGGTGcgcgaggaaggaggtgtttgggtggagaagaggggaagaagcgggGGAGGGTGATGAGGCCCGTGCGCCGATATTACTGAGTGAAGATGTGCTTGATCAGTTTTCGTTGGGGAAGACGACGTCGGGGGCGCAGCCGAGGGAGAGCCCGAATAGCCATTTGAGTCTTTTGGCAATGGTGGATTGTTGGGCAAAGCTGGGGATACGGCCGTATGAGCATTTGGATGTAGCTGGTACGCCGGTGTTTATGCTCTGGATTG GTGTCGCCGAGTACCTTTTCCGCTCGCCTGCTCTCCTTTCTGCCGCCCTCCGCGCCGCGCTCGCCGACCGCGTCCACCGTCCTGACGACGTCGAGTTTGTCGTCGCTGCGAGGGGATGGAGTGAATGTGTAGACGTAGGCAACTTTGATTGGTACAGACGGAGATTTGAGGAGACGTCTAATTTCTTCGCGCCGAGGTTTGACGAGGCGACCAAGTTGGgtgggaagatgatcaaGGCTATCCAGGatgggatgaaggggaggtga
- a CDS encoding hydrogen ion transporter, putative has product MSTVAELCPVYAPFFGAMGCTSAIVFTCIGAAYGTAKSGVGISAMAVLRPDLMMKCAIPVVMAGIIGIYGLVVSVLISGNLASPMPLYTGFIQLGAGLSVGLAGLAAGFAIGIVGDAGVRGTAQQPRLFVGMILILIFAEVLGLYGLIVALILNTNSAVDYTCSIAA; this is encoded by the exons ATGTCCACCGTCGCAGAGCTTTGTCCAGTCTACGCACCCTTCTTCGGCGCCATGGGCTGCACCTCCGCCATCGTATTCACCTGTATCGGCGCAGC CTACGGCACCGCCAAGTCTGGCGTCGGAATCTCCGCCATGGCCGTCCTCCGGCCAGACCTCATGATGAAGTGTGCCATCCCTGTCGTTATGGCTGGTATCATCGGTATC TACGGTCTCGTCGTCTCTGTCCTCATTTCCGGTAACC TCGCCTCCCCCATGCCCCTCTACACCGGCTTTATCCAACTCGGCGCCGGTCTCTCTGTCGGTCTCGCCGGTCTCGCCGCCGGCTTTGCCATCGGTATCGTCGGTGATGCGGGTGTCAGGGGTACGGCCCAGCAGCCTAGGTTGTTTGTCgggatg ATCCTTATCCTCATTTTCGCCGAAGTTCTTGGTCTTTACGGGCTCATCGTCGCGCTCATCTTGAACACCAACTCTGCTGTTGACTATACC TGTTCTATCGCAGCTTAA